DNA sequence from the Pomacea canaliculata isolate SZHN2017 linkage group LG7, ASM307304v1, whole genome shotgun sequence genome:
gagagaaagattattATAATAAAGATAAGGGTTAAATGTACACATTAAGCATATATTCACATACTTATCCCTAATTGTGTTCTCCATtcaagatagaaaaaaaattcatgcaagATCACGCTAGAATGAGAAAGCAAAAGatacaagggaaataaaaaaagagaagagagagataattataataaatatagtACAGAATGACTATATTCATATAGCTATGCCTACTCGTGTTTTCTATTTGAGATACtcatttttttatgcaagaTCACGCTAGTTTCTCGTGGACAAGCACTCTGGAAAATCATCCTCCATTTTGCACCCGGGCATGACACCAGGACTGGAGACAACACCCGATAATCAGCGGAACGTATGACATTCGTGTTAACTCTCACCTGGAGATGTATGACAGCAGTgacccccaaacacacacaccacggaTCCAGTTATTAACTTTAATCATCGTTGATGCGGTCGAGGGTCCTGTATATAAGCTCACAATGATACATCACTCGACAGCAACACCAGGGCCTCCTCACCTTTATGTTAACTGAactcttcactttttttttcgaaacaTATTTCAGACGGCTGATACTGAGGTAGCCGTGCATCATGGCCCCTCACCAGAAGAAGAGCAAGCCCAGCACCAACGACTACATCGCCGCCAGCACGGACATGGACAACGACTATGTCCCAGAGTGCGGCATCGGGGGATGCAAACCGCCGGCGGCGAGGATGCTGGCCAACATCGGTGTCTTCACAGGCTCCTACTGCCTCTGCTCGCTCGTCACCTCCACCTTGAACTCGTATGTCAATAGTCAGGTATGACTtatcacttttttgtgatttatagTCAAAATGGCCGGCCGGGGcttattgtttgttgtctgtttgttgtCAGAAAGTGTTAGATGGTCTATCTTGGTGGTGAGACAcacttaatatttttgtggggAGGACATGGAGCCattgtgaaaaacaaatcattgcAGAAAAAATGTAGTCTTAAAGGAGACTTAGATATGATCCAATGCATGAAAATGATCCAATGGTCTCGCGGCGATCGCAGGTCACGACCTTAGAACGTCACTTCGGCTTCACCAGCTCTGAGACAGGACTCATCATGGCGGCCAACGACATCGGCTTTCTCATCCTCGTCCTCTTCATCAGCTACGTGGCTGACAAGGTCAGACAACTCGCAAAACGAACGTAACTCTAGACTCAAATGATTTGTTATGTCAAGTAATATGCTCGTAAGATAAAATGTGACCTGCCTGCACAGCAGATATTTAATAGTGACCTTTGCAACCCATGCTGAAATTGAAATCCCGGCCACCAGTGTGTTCCTCACAGTCTGGAGTATATTTACGTGGGTAGATAGAGAGAGAGCCTCATCCATTCCACTTGTTGTCCCCAGATCCACATTCCACGAGCTTTAGGTCTCGCCACAATCTTCTTTGGCGTGTCTGGGATCATCTGTGCCCTGCCACACTTCTTGTTTGGTGCCCCTAGTCCCACTGTGGACATCAAGACGAGTAACATCACAGGAGTCGTGTCTTCACGATCGACAAAAGCCTTCGGTGGTCAGCTATGTGACAACGATAATTTGACATCCCTTGGGTGCGGCATGATTGCTGAAGGTATATATCCACTCTTACTTTAAAGGTAAATTGTAACTGACAGTTGTTACCTCAACCTtaagatatatttaaaataattgggATTAAAAATACCGTCCCGAAGATGTGTGACTATTGAAAGCTGTCGGGGACAAACAAGACTTCGCGAAAAATTAtggaaaacactttttattgtgTTATGTTCTTATGCAGATGCCACGAAGTCTTCGGCAATGCTCGGTGGAGAGAACAAAGCGCGAGCTCATGCCACCACAGCCTTGGTCATCATCGTCCTCGGCATGGTCCTGCAAGGAGTGGCAAAGTCTCCTCGCTACTCCTTCCTCACCACCTACGTGGACGCTAATGTCGACAGAACAAAGACAGGCTTCTACGTGGGTAAGTTACAGCCCTTGACCACTTGATGCTAAAATAACAATCCTGGAGTTTCTTTCTATGAATAAAAGATTGAATTACACAACTGGTTATTAAACCATCTCCTGACTGTGCATATAATTTCACTAATGACAGGTCTGGTATTTCGTGGGTTTTATTTCAGGAGTGATGACCACACTCGGCATCATGGGGCCAGCAATGGCGTATGCAATTGGTGGAATTTTTACTCGCATTTATGTGACACTAGAAGGTGCGTTGACTGTTAAGGAAATCGTCTAATTAGTTAAGGTATTATTTGTACCATGATATCATAAGTTGGACTGAGCTCCGACAGAAGACACCCCTCTTCTAAAGCCCTACTCTAAATTAAACTGCTTTGTTTATAATTTAGGACTACCCcgaatgttttaatttttaagctctttgtttactttaaggaagaatatttttaaactctgTGCTTGTGAATTAACCTTCAGCATTATGTTTTTTAGAGTCGACTTGTTTTTCTCGATCTTGTTCTGAAAGCAAATATGAATGATCTCTTGCCTTCCATTTCTAGACACAAATCTGTATCCCAGACACCCGAAGTGGATAGGAGCCTGGTGGCTAGGGTACATCACATTCGGGTGTGCAGCATGTGTGTTTGGTATTCCCCTCTTCTTCTTCCCGAGATCCTTAAAGAAGGGGAAAATTTCCTCTGAAAAGAAACCGATAAATGATATCGTCATACAGAAAAAGCCGTTCGACATCGTTTCCTATTTGAAAGGTTTGTTTACATTGTGACAGATTACATTAAATTTAGATGCTTCTGCTTTAGAAATAAGAATCTACAATGTGACAAGAGATTATCGATGaattcacaaaagaaaacttaacagcaaatacacaaaaaacaagcgaacaattaaagaagaatattaatcaattaattaattaacaagaGTGGCCATTCCTTCTCAGGATTCTTTGGGGCGTTGGGCCGCCTGGTGACGAACCCTATCTACATGCTGGTCCTAGCATCCTCCTGTGCTCTGCTCTTCTCTGTGGCCGGATCCCAATCTTTCACACCCAAGTACATTGAAAACCAGTTCTCCTTCCCAGCCTGGCGAGTCAACATGTCACTGGGTAGGTCACACGAAATAAATGTAGTCGTCTCCACGACAtctttgtgtgtacatgtgtctttctgtgaatgtatatatatatatcgatgtggttgtgtgtgtgtttctttattttcttcttacagTCTTACTTTTACTTTCATGTCCTTAGTTgtacgctttttttttcttttcccccctttcttctttttttcttgctttatctTAAATGTCATGCCTAAAACCAAGAAACTTCCATTAACTACATCTTTAATTATCCGTTTACTTGTCATTTCCTTTATCCTGTAATTTTTACCGAACACAGTGACAACAGaattattgtaaacatttaatttttttccagccGGGAATATGCTGGGGACAGCATGCGTTGGCACATTTGTTGGCGGCTACCTTACAAAGAGATTGAAGATGGGCCCTTTGCTCGGCCTGAAGTTCATTACGGCCATGCAGATCCTCTCTGTCTTCTTCTCCGGCTTGCTGATGATCTTCAAGTGTGACCAGCCCTACCTGTACAACAGTCCTGGGTTAGTGATATAACAAAACAGCGACGAGGCTGGGACTGGATTAATTATCATTAGACAATACTTTGAAAAAGCCTGTTCTTTGCTTATTCTATAAAGTCAAAGTACGGGGAAGGTGCAGGGTGCAAAAATGTACTTATCACATTGCAAATAAGTGATTCAGATTaagatgttttattgtgttttctgtttcacttGTAGTCCTCGTGCTGCAGTGGACGAGTCCACCATTGGCTGCAACAAGAATTGTGCGTGTGACGACAACGACTACTTTCCCATCTGCGGCGACGATGGCCGAACCTACTTCTCACCTTGTCACGCGGGTTGTCTGGTGGATACAAATAAGGTGTGGTCATGTGtgaatgtttaaatgtgtgtgtatgtggcaTGCATTTTAGAAAGTaccaaaaaaatgtaattgcaaagaaatcaaacaataagaaataaattcacaaaCTAAAGAACAAACGTTGTATTTAATGAATTAAACTaaagagtgaatgaatgaagtAATAAagaacagacaataaaaaacatatatatgCTTCAATATATcgaataaattgaaaaaaagtttttatggACGATAAATATTCTAAATATCGTCATTTCCGCCAAAGATGTATCAGAACTGCACGTGCATCGCTGGAGGGACCGCCACGGCGGGTATGTGTGACTACAGTTGCCCTATGTTCTACCCGTTTATGGTCGCTGTCGCTGCTGGATCTCTCTTTGGAACCTTGTCCATCATACCCAAGCTAATCATCTACATCAGGTGCGCAACTTCAGTAGCATCCACTTTCTTGTTGTAGGTTCCTCTTACTAGCATCATTGGAAAAGCTAATCGTCAAATTGTAAAAACTCTGCTTCGAAGATTGCTTCTATTGTAATATAGGACTAGACAATGTGATAGGTCAAACCACTGGTGTAAGTTCCTACTTCTACAGTTATTCCATCTATCTTTGTTGCAGGTCTGTTGAAGAACGAGATAAACCGCTTGCCTTAGGTCTAGCCTCGTTTTCGACATCAGTAACAggtgtgaatttttatttagagaGATCAAAACAATAGGAGATGGCCGGGCATTAACTACAGTATTATTCACTTCTACTTTCGTGAAGTGGTTTCAAgtaattttatttcgttttgAACCAACAGCATGGTATTGAATTCACTAACATAAATCAGCATCATGCTACCATGAAATAACACAATAAATTACAGTCTTGAGCCAAGGACAAGGCGCTATAAACTCTAgtcattcatttctttgttaaCACACTTTTAATTTCTCTTGTAGCATGGATGCTGGGGCCAATCCTCTTTGGAAAGATCGTGGACGGTATTTGCATTCAGTGGGAGAATTCGTGTTTCGGAAGAGGTGCCTGTCGTCTCTATGACAACGACATGTTTCGCCTGCGGATGCTTGGCTATCAGATAGGCTTCAGGTTCCTGGGGCTTCTTTTGTCCATCTCAGCCTTGGTATACGCGATTGttacaaagaaatttcaaaaacaagagGCCAAGACCCCAGCCATGGAAATGACAGTCTAGTTACTCGATGGCATTGTGAAGGAGGACGAGAAGTAACCACGTCAGGATCCCCGTCACACGCATTACGCccctttaagaaaaagaaaagacagtttgCCAGACGTTTATAAGAACAAAATAGTTCCGTACAGAATAGATATCTAACTTCTATTATCTTAAAGAGACGATGATATGACGAAAACGACACAGCCAACAATTCCCAAATTACCTGGAGAAGCAAAGTGTTTGCTACTCTATGAGTTTCGACACTAtttgtcaatacatttttttcaataaaacacGATGCAATATGACCTGCAAGGtgtgaaaaaaactttcttatctAGCACTTTCACCCTTCGCAGCTTTTCATTTCCATAGCAATGTACAAACTTGTGCTAAATCACTGCACACAGCAAAGCAATATGGCTTAACATAACTGAATCCGCCTATAAGCAAGGATTCATGACGAATATATATCGAAATTGAAAATTTATTAGtaaattttcaagaaatgcAATGATATGTTTACTAAAAGTCCGCAAGTAATATTAAACCAGTTATTCTTACATTGTTAATATACAATTTAACTTCACATAAAAAGGTTCattgtgttcttttttgtgCTTGTAAAACTTCTCTGATCGTGTGGATTATTTTAGAGAATTATCTGGGATTTACAGATGTGAGTTTGGAGTTCAGGTAACAAGCCTTGTGTTTGAGATTCTGACAGTGTTGACTAAACATGGTTTAAAATGGTTCAGTGAATTCATAGTAAACCTAAAAAGCCAAAGAAATACTAGGAAAGTGGCACGTGTCagcatcttctctttcttcattaGAAAGGTGACTTTCTCTCTATTTCACTAATTAAGAGAGACAAGATTCTGCAAGAGATGCGGATGCaaagtgtttgtatatgttaCTGAAGCATTGTATTAAGACAGTTTCTTACACATGTAaacgtttgaaaaaaataaactgaaaaaaatctgtttaaatgttttacttcatttaatattgtttgtgCGAAACGGTTTTCACGATTTTTACAcgtttttgcatttaaaataaaatgcaaaaaatatattttttaaatggaccACTTGAACATGTACAGTTTAGTTTTGATTGCATTGGCAACTGACAAATCACTATCATCTGATAGACAAACAGACATATTTTTGTTGGATGGGTGAGTGAGATTCCGAGATACAAACggtattgtttattgttgctaCCAGTGGCATCTAAAGCAACCGCAAGACGGAAGTAATTAAAAGGAACAGAAAAGCGAGTGAAGAAAATGCAGTCTGACAACAGTTTATCAGTATTGTTGCTGCATCATCTTCATTCATCACAAGATGACTCATGCAAAACAGCTTGTTGTGGAGTTCTCATTCATCTCCATCTGCGTCGGTGTCGGCCAAGAGTTGTCACAACAGATTTCACATCCTCCAGACAAAGTCAACAACCTACAATTTGACCCTTGAAGAATTTTCATTCAGTGGGGCTGGTGTggttgcaaagaaaatatttactgaagTTAACAGTACGTGCCCTCCTGCCCTTCACTGCTTTATGTTGTAGATAAGTCTTGTTGTTTACAATGGTGATGTAAAAGTGTAGATACATTTGCGTGCACGTGTTCTTGCAAAGAGAAACAGGGAGAGAAAAGTTAGAAAAGGTCCAGCTTTATGACTGGttgttattttttgctttgttatatTTCTAACAAAGACCTTTACAGAActacaaataaacacagagacCTTACAATGGCCGACAGATGGCAGGTTGGTTGGTGCATTTAAAAAGGATAATTGGGTAATTTTCAATAATATGATTCATTTTTAATAACTGGTTTAAAATGGAGATCAGCATGATGAATTAAACCTtggatgaaatattaaaaaataagcagCCAAGCTCCTTCTACTATAGTACAATACACCATACTATAAACACTATATTTATTGTACACATGCTTTTCTAATCCTCCGTAGCAACtggaagaaaaacacaaaatcagtCTTAGTTTTATGGTAGCTGAGCAAGTATTTTCCCTACAACTATCAATAGCGGACACGATTTTTTCGAGTTTGGTAATTCACTAGTcttttagatattttactttttccgaTAACCAACTATTCTACATTCAAGTACCCTGCCTTCACTTCTTTGtaagttatttatttgctttattccCCATCGTTTTCTTTGTCGTATCATTTTTAACTCTATTTTTGTCGCTGTTGTGCATTTTAAGACACCCACCATAAGAAAGGTTACACAGAAGAAAACTATTTTGCAATTCATAAAAGTTTGCTGAACGATGTTTGTGTTCGAGACCTGTATTCAAGGGATGTAACCCACATCAACATAACGCGTAAAACTTCACGCGGTTATTTCTCTTTGACCTTCCGTGCAAGTTGTATAGCTCGCCCATCTACAGACCTACAAGAGTTCTGAAGTACAGAAATGTGAAATTACTGCAATTGTCATTGATTGTTACTACTTAAGATTGGTTTGTGGTAATGAGCTGCAAGTAGTTCCTAGTAAATCTGGCAAGACTGTGTCAACTCACAAAATTTTAGTCAATCGTCGATTAATTAAGATACAGAGCTCAGTCTgcctaattattattttagattattttaGGCAAAAACTGTAAGATGCACGCAGTGTTAAATGGTTCAGCAATTCAGTAACTAGAGCGGTTTTGCAACACGAAACTATTTACTTACAGATGcgtattcatttatttattgattctTTATTTCTCACACCTGTATTCCAtcataataaaaagaaagaagatcaTTTACAGTATCACACTAAAAGATACGATAGTAAATGTTGCATTATTTTACAGCACTTCCTGTATCAAACATCTCTTAgtaacttaataaataagatctCAAAGCAGTTAGTTATGTCCTAATAAGCAACATGTATCTAACTCAGAATAGGTTTCCAGCAGAGAGCATTGATCATTGAAACTAAAGGCTTTGTCAAAATATTATATCAGTTTAAAACACTCCGACATGAAGGGGTTTATTTGTTCACAATCTCTTATAAAATATTGGCATAGAACGTGACTATCTGGTTAATTGACATATCCTTAAACTCTGGTAGGTACATTTTGCTACAAGCACTGTGcttattataaaaacattttaacaagcACAAGGAACTGTTGAACAAGGAAATCCTTATGATTATCTTGAAAACTATATACAGGAGAGATTAGTAAGTATCACGATTAGTCTTAGTAATGAAAAACGGTCTTAGCAATTTTTTCCCATACAAGCAGATCTACTTTGTACCAGTTTGTAACACACAACACTAATATCgtaattttctgtaatattaTTGGATTCATGTCGGTTCTGAATTATTTTACACATGACCccatgataatttttttgttacatcGTTGTTTGTTTCTCGTGGCATATCTTGAGCAGCTGCGTGGTCAAGCTCTAAGTCTTCTACCTTCCCAGCTTTTGGTTTGTCTTCGAATGTTTTACGAACAACAGCGAAAGCAAGGCTGATGAAGACGATGATACATCCAATGAAGCGAAAACAGAACTGCGAACCGATCAGCTTCCAGCGAAAGACGCTGTTGTCATAGAGACGGCAGTAGCCTCTCCCCTCGCAGGTGTTGTCCCACTGGATGCAGATGTCGTCCACCACCTTGCCGTACAGAACAGGACCTAGCATCcagcctgacacacacacaaacacacacacacacacacacacacacaacacacacacacacacacacacacacacacacacacctcacttTATCACTTAGTCTACAAGTATGAACTGTTCAGACATTCAACCATAAAGGCTTTCTTAGGATTGTtcaaatgctaaaaaaaaagatgtgtatactatgaaaaaataatcatcagGGTTaggaaaaagacattttaagatGTGCATGTGCAATAAGAATCACTTGTGTTCTCTCACCTGTAACAGAAGtcataaaggaaagaaagcccAGAGCCAGACCTTTATCTTTGTCCTCCACACACCTGTCGCAggtaaaatgcaaacatttattatttattcacatttgacaaaaatatcaTAATGCAATTGAACAATTTGCAGTTCCTTGCTTGTACACATGTTCAAAGAAGCAAGTTGTGGCTCATTGTAAGGTACCAAAACCGAATTATTGTAATTTCCACCTGCATTTCACGATGTGATGGGAAGCCGTGATTATTCcagcagttttttctttctatttctggctctctttctctctctctctctctctctctctctctctctctctctctctctctctctctctttctctctctctcacagaggtCGGCGAGGACTACCTACCGTATGGTGACGATTAGTGTGGGTACGATAGCAAATGTTCCGAACAAAGCTTGACACGCCAGGCCGATCATAAACGGGTAGAACATGGGGCAACTGTAGTCACACACCCCGGCAGTGGCTGTGCCCCCTCCTATACACGTGCAGTTCTGGTAGGTCTGAGGATAAAGTGAACGTGTACATCGAGAACAAAATACAGGAAgatactttatttctttatgttaactggaaaaaagtaTCCTATTTACCAAAAACATGCTACTAACCCTCGTCCTTTCTCGAGATACATACATTGCAGTGTACAGAAGAAGGTTTATACCAATTTCATGCCGTTTATATAGATATGTCTAACTAACCCAGGTTTCTAGACCTCCAAACAGTCTATGTTGACCTCTTCCTGCATATAATGGTCATGTATCTCAAGAAAAGAAGGTTGATATTTTCCTATATTTTAAGAATTAGAAACTTCTTTTACCtacacattaagaaaaaaattactactctttaaataaatttaagagaaaatgtttcagtCAAGAGAGGCAGTTCAGCTCTAGAGATACATGGCATGCACGCAAAGACATACATACATACGAACAGCAAATTATTCTTTACAAAACTATTTGTGACCAGGACTAGCTATGTACCCCTCCCAAGTGCTCGAGACATCCCGCGTGGCACGGCGAGAAGTAGGTCCGACCGTCCGCTCCGCAGACAGGAAAGTAGTCCATGTCATCGCACGTGCAGCCATCGAAGCAGCCAGCCTGCGATTCGTCGATTGTTGCAAGAGGTCTGTGAGAAATGATCGTTAGGGTTAAAAGATCTCAATatagatatttacaaaaaaagaaactttcttaaTAAATAAGTTAATAAAGAAGGAATATAACTAGAATAAACAGAAGTCGATTAAGTTGTAAAGCTCAAAGCAAGACAAGGACGAGAAACGAACCCAGGGCTGTTGTACAGAGAGGGCTGTTGGCAGGTGAATGCCATCTGAAGGCCGGTACCAGCGCACGATGCCATCTGGAAGACAGATGCGAACTTCAGGCTTGCTAGCGGCCCCATCTTGAAGCGCCTGGACAGGAAGCCGCCTATGAATGTCCCCACACACGCCGAGCTCAGCATCACGACGGCTGGaaacaaccaccacaacaacctTTAACCTTCTGTCGGTCTGTGGACTACTGTGTGGACCAGCTTGGGGTTAATTCTGTGGGTCAGACTGTGAGTTAGCTTTTGGTTCATTCGAAAGGTCAGGGTGTGCgccaaaaaattttttttaatggtgttctttcttttggccagtctgtgattttgtttgtcaaTCTTTGCACCAGTCAGTAGACAGTCTGTGGGTGTTTCTGTAGAAGAGTCAGTGAAACAGTTTGCTGGGCGTCTGTAGACGTGTTTTGTGGAAGCAGGTTGTTTGTGGTCCTTCTGTGAGCTCATGGAACAGGCCCATCATGTGTCTGTAAGTCAGTCTGCAAAACCTTTCTCGTCTGTTTCAGAAACCTCCAAATTCTTCGAGATACGTTACAGGATGTCTTCCAGCGAGCCTCACCCATGGACATGTTGGCCCTCCAGGCAGGATAGGAGAACTGGTTTTCGATGTACTTGGGTGCGAAACGCTGCGTACCGGCAACAGCGAAGGTGAAGAAGCAGGACGATATCACTTGAGTCATGTACACTGGGTTCTTCACCAGACGATGCATCGCCGCCAGGAAACCTGAAGACCAAACAATGGATTTGGGGAAGGGAGAAGTCGTCATATAAAGACTAGATAGAATTTAGCAGAAGAACAGATGGATTGACTTTCGAGTGGTACAACGAAGGTTAATTTTAGGTTTGGGGAAACAGGCaacatatttattatacatCATTTCCgtactatacatatatatataatcagacTATCATCGTGATTTGGTTGGGGCGACACTTTTCTGCTTCATGACAGTATCAGTACATAAGTGTACAAAAAATAACGAGATTGGTGAAGGTAAGAAGGATTGTGttgttaaacattttatgaattcATATTTATAAATTCGTGTGTGGATGCAAAGATGTACAATATGGATAACAGATTATTAAGTTATTGCTGAGTGTCTCGTTTATTTCTAATTTCCACTTTTTCTTGGTGAAATGATAGTAATGAAATCAGTGtcttataaaagaaagaaaaataaaatcaaatactaaaataatcgaacaaaaataaccaaaaaggcagtaaagtacaaattaatgtttttaaactgtctGGGTTCTTGGAGAAGACATTTCCACCTTTCATATATTTGACTGCAAACTCATAGAAATGGTTCgttgtgtctgtctttctcttctcctgAGGGTTGTCTCTCTTGAAAGAGCGAGGGAAGCAGAAAAGCGGGAGAGAAAAGAGGCAGGCTGCTCCTCCAAACGTGATGTACCCGAGCCACCATGCTCCTATCCATTTCGGGTGCCTCGGGCCAATGTTCGTTTCTATGATaccaacaccaaaaaaaaattaggattaaaaacaaaaataatcagaagaaaaatagaaaatgcaaaaattaagaacaagtataaaaataagatatatatatatatatataactaaaGGCAAAACCCAGAACAAATTCaagcaaaaataacaaaactaaaaataagaacaagaaaaataagaatattaacaagaataaaaataagcagaatTTTTAAACGAATTATGCTGCAACAAGACAGCAAGAAATTATGTATCCTCATCATGGACAAGGACTGAGTGTCCTCACCTTCTAGAGTAACGTACA
Encoded proteins:
- the LOC112569455 gene encoding solute carrier organic anion transporter family member 2A1-like, encoding MAPHQKKSKPSTNDYIAASTDMDNDYVPECGIGGCKPPAARMLANIGVFTGSYCLCSLVTSTLNSYVNSQVTTLERHFGFTSSETGLIMAANDIGFLILVLFISYVADKIHIPRALGLATIFFGVSGIICALPHFLFGAPSPTVDIKTSNITGVVSSRSTKAFGGQLCDNDNLTSLGCGMIAEDATKSSAMLGGENKARAHATTALVIIVLGMVLQGVAKSPRYSFLTTYVDANVDRTKTGFYVGVMTTLGIMGPAMAYAIGGIFTRIYVTLEDTNLYPRHPKWIGAWWLGYITFGCAACVFGIPLFFFPRSLKKGKISSEKKPINDIVIQKKPFDIVSYLKGFFGALGRLVTNPIYMLVLASSCALLFSVAGSQSFTPKYIENQFSFPAWRVNMSLAGNMLGTACVGTFVGGYLTKRLKMGPLLGLKFITAMQILSVFFSGLLMIFKCDQPYLYNSPGPRAAVDESTIGCNKNCACDDNDYFPICGDDGRTYFSPCHAGCLVDTNKMYQNCTCIAGGTATAGMCDYSCPMFYPFMVAVAAGSLFGTLSIIPKLIIYIRSVEERDKPLALGLASFSTSVTAWMLGPILFGKIVDGICIQWENSCFGRGACRLYDNDMFRLRMLGYQIGFRFLGLLLSISALVYAIVTKKFQKQEAKTPAMEMTV